The following is a genomic window from Pedobacter sp. KBS0701.
TCATCAATTCTGGTTGGTTCCTGTTCGATCGTATCCATTCGGGCTACTTCGAAAGCTTTCATCCGATTTAAAATAGAATAAAAGGGCCGCCAAAGTCTGTTTAATACAAATCGGTTAATCAGCAATAAGGATAAAAGTAAAACAACTGTAATTCCAAGTGTTATTAAAAGAATGATCCTGATCAGGTTTTCTGATTCTACTCTCGATTTGGTTATGGTTACCGCTATGGTTTTACCATTTAAATGTACAACGGTGACGAGACTTCGTCCAGGTTCTTTTTCACGTTCTTTCGGGTTAAAATAAATCGTATTCAGAAATTCTCTTTCAGAGTTAGTCCCGTTTAGGATTTTATATGAAATCTGTTGATCGAGATAGCTTGCAGGTAAGGGGAGTTTATGATAAGTATTTATATATTGATTAATTTCATTTTCTTCTACTGCTAAATCTCTATCTAATTTTTCGGTTAAAATAAAATGGATTACAACATAGTAGACAAACCCGGTAATGATGAGCACCACAATAGAGGTTAAAATATTTGCCTTATTGTAATGGTTAGAAAGTTTCATACATCGCCAAATTTATAGCCAATTCCATAAACAGAACGAAGATAATCAGCTGCTCCTGCCTCGAGCAGTTTTTTGCGGAGATTTTTTACGTGTGTATAAATAAAATCGAAATCATCCGAGAGGTCCATTTCATCGCCCCATAAATGCTCGGCCATTGCATTTTTAGTAACCACTTTATTGCGGTTAGAAAGAAAATACACCAACAGGTCGAACTCTTTTTTGGTGAGGAATACCTGATTGCCTTTAACGGTAATTTTCATTGCTGAAACATCTACAGTGATCTCGTTGAAAATAATAACGTTGGCGCCGTCAAAATTCTTTCTGCGTATAATAG
Proteins encoded in this region:
- a CDS encoding response regulator transcription factor, whose translation is MKILVIEDERALLESILVYFTGEGNICEHASDFAAANEKISLYNYDCILLDLGLPGGEGLELLTRLKQLKKRDGVLIISARHSLDDKLMGLDLGADDYLVKPFHLSELKARVTAIIRRKNFDGANVIIFNEITVDVSAMKITVKGNQVFLTKKEFDLLVYFLSNRNKVVTKNAMAEHLWGDEMDLSDDFDFIYTHVKNLRKKLLEAGAADYLRSVYGIGYKFGDV